Below is a window of Streptomyces spongiicola DNA.
AGCTGCCCGCCCGGTGGAAGGTGATCGGCGAGGTGCTCAACCCGTCGGCGCTGCCCCAGGTGACCGTCGACGGCGCGCCCTGGACCGGCAAGGGCGGCTGGGACCACTTCGGGGCGGAGGCGTGACGCGGCAGGCACCGCCGAGGGTGCTCACCGTCGCCGGATCCGACTCCGGCGGCGGCGCCGGAATCCAGGCGGACCTCAAGGCCATGCTCGCCCTCGGCGTGCACGGGATGAGCGTCGTCACGGCCGTCACCGCGCAGAACTCGCTCGGGGTGCAGGGGGCCTGGGAGCTGCCGGCCGAGGCGGTACGGGCCCAGTACCGGAGTGTCGTGGACGACATCGGGGTCCAGGCCGTGAAGACCGGGATGCTCGCCTCCGCGGGACTCGTCGAGGCCGTGGCGGACCTGCTGGCCGGTACGGACGCCCCCGTGGTCGTCGACCCGGTCGGCGTCTCCAAGCACGGCGACTCCCTGCTGGCCGCGTCCGCCCTCGAGGCCGTCCGGCGGGAACTGCTGCCGACGGCCACGGTCGCGACCCCCAACCTCGACGAGGTCGCCAGGCTCACCGGTGTGCGCGTGGAGAGCGAGGACGACCTGCCCCGTGCGGCGGACGCGGTGCTCGCGCTCGGGCCGCGCTGGGCGCTGGTCAAAGGCGGCCATCTCGCCGGGGACGCGGTGGACCTGCTCACCGACGGCGCCGCGACGCACTGGCTGCGCGCCCCGCGGCACGACAACCGGCACACCCACGGGACCGGCTGCACCCTCGCCTCGGCCGTCGCGGCGGAACTCGCCAAGGGGCTGGACGTCCCGGAGGCCGTCGCGGCCGCCAAGGCGTATGTGACGGGCGCGATCGCCGCCGGTTTCCCGCTCGGCGGCGGGATCGGGCCCGTCGACCACGCCTGGCAGCGGCGCCGGCCGGGCGGCTGACGGCGCCGCGGGCCGGGCACGCCCCGCGCCGGGGGCACGCCCGTACGCTCGTACGCCCGCGCACCGGTACGCCCGCGCCGGTGCCCGGCAGCCCCGGCCCGCCCGGTCCGGCCCCCGGCCAGGCGGCGCCGCGAGCGCTGAAAAGCCGGCCCACCGAGAGGTGGACCGGCTTTCAAGGCAACCGGAGGGCTGCGCTACGACGGAGCGTCGGCGGGATCATCCCCGCACGAGCGCGGGGAGCATCACTTAGCGCGAGACCTTGCCGGCCTTGATGCACGAGGTGCAGACGTTGAGCCGCTTCGGCGTCCGACCGACCACGGCACGCACACGCTGGATGTTCGGGTTCCAGCGACGGGACGTACGGCGGTGCGAGTGGGAGATGTTGTTGCCGAAGCCCGGCCCCTTGCCGCAGACGTCGCAGTTGGCAGCCACGGGTCACTCCAAAGACTTCAGATGCACTTACGGTGAAATCCGGCGTGCCGGAATCAGTGGTCTGAAGTGGCTTGCCGGGGGAATGGCCCGATTCTCATCGGGCAACCGGAGCAGCATACAACGGCTGCGTCCGTAGAACGAAACTACCACGGTCGTCAGCGCCCCCACCCCGGCTCCGGGCCCTGCCCGGGTCTACCCTGCGGTGCAGCCCAGCCTCCCCGCCCACGTCCGCCCCGCGGTGTGGCGGGACCGCCGAAGGAGGACCTCGTTGCCCCAGCCCCTCGATGCCCTGGCGGTCCGCACCTGGTGCTCGCTCGCGCTGGACGCACTGGGCCGGGAGCGCGAGGAGATCGACGCGATCAACGTCTACCCGGTCGCGGACGGTGACACCGGAACCAACCTCTATCTGACCGTCGAGTCGGCGGCCACCGCCGTGGAGGCGGTGTTCGCGGCGTACGAGACCGGCTCGGCCGCGCCCGCGCTCGCCGACACCGTGCGGGCCATGGCGCACGGCGCGCTGATCGGGGCGCGGGGCAACTCGGGAACGATCCTGGCGCAGCTGCTGCGCGGTATGGCCGAGGTGCTCGGGGAGAGCGGCGGCGGGGCCGCCGGCGCGCTCCGGCGGGCCGCGGAGTCCGCGCACCGGGCGGTGGCGCACCCCGTGGAGGGCACGATCCTGAGCGTCGCCTCCGCCGCCGCCCGGGCAGCGGGCGGCACGGCACCCGGCGACGACGCGGCGGCCGTCACGGCGGCCCACGCGGCCGCCCGCCGCGCCCTGGAGGAGACTCCGGGGCAGCTCGACGTGCTGGGGCGGGCGGGCGTGGTGGACGCGGGCGGGCAGGGTCTGGTGGCGGTGCTGGGCGCCCTGGCCGAGGCCGTCACGGGAGAGGCCCCGCTACGCCCCGCACCACGGGCCCACCCGGGCGTGGCGACGGCCGCCGGGGGGTGCGCCGGCGGCGGGCCCGCCTTCGAGGTGATCTTTCTGCTGGAGGCCGGCGACGACGCCGTGGCCCGGCTGAGGGCCCGGCTCGACGCGCTCGGCGACTCACTGGTCGTGGTAGGCGGGGATGGCCTGTGGAACGTCCACGTCCACGCCGACGACGCGGGCGCGGCGGTGGAGGCCGGTG
It encodes the following:
- the rpmB gene encoding 50S ribosomal protein L28, with the translated sequence MAANCDVCGKGPGFGNNISHSHRRTSRRWNPNIQRVRAVVGRTPKRLNVCTSCIKAGKVSR
- a CDS encoding DAK2 domain-containing protein; protein product: MPQPLDALAVRTWCSLALDALGREREEIDAINVYPVADGDTGTNLYLTVESAATAVEAVFAAYETGSAAPALADTVRAMAHGALIGARGNSGTILAQLLRGMAEVLGESGGGAAGALRRAAESAHRAVAHPVEGTILSVASAAARAAGGTAPGDDAAAVTAAHAAARRALEETPGQLDVLGRAGVVDAGGQGLVAVLGALAEAVTGEAPLRPAPRAHPGVATAAGGCAGGGPAFEVIFLLEAGDDAVARLRARLDALGDSLVVVGGDGLWNVHVHADDAGAAVEAGVEAGRPYRIRISHLAAAGHPEPRERVQRAVVAVVPGEGLAGLCAEAGATTLLARPGEPPASGELVEAIRRAHAREVVLLPNDTELRHTAAAAAEQARHEGVRVALIPTRSAVQGIAALAVHEPGRRFDEDVVAMTSAAGATRYGELAVAERQSFTSAGVCQAGDVLGLIEGDVAVIGADLATTAETVLDRMLSAGGELVTLVLPEDAPPGLGERLEAHVRAGHLAVDTVIYHGGAGAPLLVGVE
- the thiD gene encoding bifunctional hydroxymethylpyrimidine kinase/phosphomethylpyrimidine kinase; this encodes MTRQAPPRVLTVAGSDSGGGAGIQADLKAMLALGVHGMSVVTAVTAQNSLGVQGAWELPAEAVRAQYRSVVDDIGVQAVKTGMLASAGLVEAVADLLAGTDAPVVVDPVGVSKHGDSLLAASALEAVRRELLPTATVATPNLDEVARLTGVRVESEDDLPRAADAVLALGPRWALVKGGHLAGDAVDLLTDGAATHWLRAPRHDNRHTHGTGCTLASAVAAELAKGLDVPEAVAAAKAYVTGAIAAGFPLGGGIGPVDHAWQRRRPGG